One genomic segment of Clostridium estertheticum subsp. estertheticum includes these proteins:
- the ortB gene encoding 2-amino-4-oxopentanoate thiolase subunit OrtB — protein sequence MNKYEKLMSRKNDIILKSIGIDYSKYETGKISFDYEALMRDVEYSFEEVKRIQNEVGVGNTPLLELRNLTKLARKVSTTGHAARIFVKDESANPSGSFKDRRACVSVFDAMKRGYTGVGAATSGNYGAAVASQANIRGLKCIIANECYDSRKVGQPEILEKGRKCEGFGAEVVRLSVGPELFYTYLKILEDTGYYNASLYSSYGVAGIETLGYEIAEQCREKLGKEPDAVIITHAGGGNVTGTARGLIRAGSTKTKIIGASVDLSGLHMASDIDFNKKSFTTGHTGFGIPFMTNPDRSDVPRSAARPLRYLDRYVTTTQGDVFWMTEILAQLEGLERGPAGNVSLVAAFAIAQEYDDDAIIVVQETEYTGAGKHLLPQLNFAKENGIKVYVGDPKEQIPGENIVIPSHPSKVKVTDIDMEVLKKSYMKNVIKKLGENKAQQVDIEFLSLETKLPKEKIVEILKQHNVEIC from the coding sequence GTGAATAAATATGAAAAGCTTATGTCTAGAAAGAATGATATAATTCTAAAATCTATAGGGATAGATTATAGTAAATATGAAACTGGCAAGATTTCATTTGATTATGAGGCTTTGATGAGAGATGTTGAATATTCGTTTGAAGAAGTTAAAAGAATTCAAAACGAGGTGGGAGTAGGAAATACTCCACTTCTAGAATTAAGAAATTTAACAAAACTTGCAAGAAAGGTTTCAACGACTGGACATGCGGCTAGAATATTTGTAAAAGATGAAAGCGCTAACCCATCCGGAAGTTTTAAAGATAGAAGGGCGTGTGTATCTGTATTTGATGCAATGAAGAGAGGATATACTGGCGTAGGAGCAGCTACTTCAGGTAATTATGGAGCCGCAGTTGCATCTCAAGCAAATATAAGAGGACTTAAATGTATAATAGCAAACGAATGTTATGATTCAAGAAAAGTAGGGCAACCAGAGATATTAGAAAAAGGAAGAAAATGTGAAGGATTTGGAGCAGAAGTTGTTAGACTTTCTGTAGGTCCTGAATTGTTTTATACTTACCTAAAAATACTTGAAGATACAGGTTATTATAATGCTTCATTATATTCATCTTATGGAGTAGCAGGAATTGAAACATTAGGCTATGAAATAGCTGAGCAGTGCAGAGAAAAATTAGGGAAAGAACCGGATGCTGTTATTATAACTCATGCAGGTGGTGGCAATGTTACTGGTACGGCAAGAGGGCTTATTAGAGCTGGTTCTACAAAGACAAAGATAATAGGAGCATCAGTTGATCTTTCGGGTCTTCATATGGCATCTGATATAGACTTCAACAAGAAATCGTTTACTACAGGTCATACAGGATTTGGGATTCCATTTATGACGAATCCTGATAGGTCAGATGTACCTAGAAGTGCGGCTAGACCTTTAAGATATTTAGATAGATATGTAACAACTACTCAGGGTGATGTATTTTGGATGACTGAAATATTAGCACAGCTTGAAGGACTCGAGCGAGGACCAGCAGGAAATGTATCCTTAGTAGCGGCGTTTGCAATTGCTCAAGAATATGATGATGATGCTATCATAGTTGTTCAAGAGACTGAATATACGGGAGCTGGGAAACATTTATTACCTCAACTTAATTTTGCTAAAGAAAATGGAATTAAAGTTTATGTTGGTGATCCAAAGGAGCAAATACCAGGTGAGAATATAGTAATTCCATCTCATCCATCAAAGGTGAAAGTCACTGATATCGATATGGAAGTGTTAAAAAAATCATATATGAAAAATGTAATTAAGAAATTAGGTGAGAATAAAGCGCAGCAGGTTGATATTGAATTTTTGTCATTGGAAACAAAGTTGCCCAAAGAAAAAATTGTAGAAATATTAAAACAACATAACGTCGAAATATGTTAG
- a CDS encoding amino acid permease: MEEDNKKLGLGLLVALGIGTMIASGIFNSPTDLISTTNPMAVLISWGIGVFGVVMLGLVFYLLSNKKPELKGGIYSYAKEGYGDFVGFNSAWGYFTSSFLGNIAFVILIFKTINSLIGEGYSMPPILSFIFASILLWSYYFVIRRGIRQAGILNLVVTIGKVIPLILVIIFGFSAFKLGIFNVDNWQTVLASSGDSVNLGKQISGAMGTILWCFVGVEGLVVLSQRAESQILVGKGTIISLAITATLYVSISILSMGILPAKALVAAQTPLAAVLAQTALGSAGAMIVKVGILVSLIGALLCWLLLTTEILYVPADQDGLMPKWFKKNNSKNVPTNALLFSMLATQIGLLAMLSPALQKAYYVATHMCTTNILIPYLLSSMFAYKVYNKESGHIKEKIISIIAGIYSVYVIYAVGIGYLGLAVVIYAVGIGFYLKAKKEKNEVITSKEKLAMVVIVIVAIIMIIAAAMGKISV, translated from the coding sequence ATGGAAGAAGACAATAAAAAATTAGGTCTTGGGCTACTTGTAGCTTTAGGCATTGGTACTATGATTGCATCAGGTATTTTTAATAGCCCAACGGACCTAATATCAACAACAAATCCAATGGCAGTCCTTATTTCATGGGGTATTGGAGTTTTCGGCGTAGTTATGCTAGGGTTGGTATTTTACTTACTTTCAAATAAAAAACCGGAATTAAAAGGAGGGATTTATTCATATGCAAAAGAAGGATATGGTGACTTTGTAGGGTTTAATTCAGCTTGGGGTTACTTTACAAGTTCTTTCCTTGGGAATATTGCATTTGTTATTTTAATTTTTAAGACTATCAATAGTTTAATAGGAGAAGGATATTCAATGCCTCCTATTTTATCATTCATATTTGCATCTATCCTTTTGTGGTCATACTATTTTGTAATAAGAAGGGGTATAAGGCAAGCGGGTATCCTAAATTTAGTAGTTACAATTGGAAAAGTAATACCACTAATCTTAGTAATTATATTTGGTTTTTCAGCTTTTAAGCTAGGTATATTTAATGTTGATAATTGGCAGACTGTTTTAGCATCAAGTGGAGACAGTGTTAATTTAGGAAAACAGATAAGTGGAGCAATGGGGACAATTTTATGGTGTTTTGTGGGTGTTGAAGGCCTAGTAGTCTTATCCCAAAGAGCAGAATCACAAATACTAGTTGGTAAAGGAACAATAATTTCACTTGCTATAACGGCAACACTTTATGTATCAATATCTATATTGTCAATGGGTATTCTGCCAGCTAAAGCTTTAGTTGCAGCACAAACACCATTAGCAGCTGTTTTAGCACAAACAGCCCTAGGAAGCGCGGGGGCTATGATAGTTAAAGTTGGAATTTTAGTTTCACTTATAGGAGCACTCCTTTGCTGGCTTTTGTTAACTACAGAAATATTGTATGTTCCAGCAGATCAAGATGGGCTAATGCCTAAATGGTTTAAAAAGAATAATAGTAAAAACGTACCTACGAATGCTCTTTTATTTTCAATGCTTGCAACACAAATAGGGCTTTTAGCTATGTTATCACCAGCACTACAAAAGGCCTACTATGTAGCAACTCATATGTGTACAACTAATATATTAATACCATATTTATTATCATCTATGTTTGCATATAAAGTATATAATAAAGAAAGTGGACATATTAAAGAAAAAATTATATCAATAATTGCAGGTATTTATTCAGTTTATGTTATATATGCGGTAGGAATTGGATATTTAGGTTTAGCTGTTGTAATTTATGCAGTAGGTATAGGTTTTTATTTAAAAGCCAAAAAAGAAAAAAATGAAGTTATTACTTCTAAAGAAAAGTTGGCTATGGTAGTTATTGTTATAGTGGCTATTATTATGATAATAGCAGCAGCTATGGGTAAAATTTCTGTGTAG
- a CDS encoding GlmL-related ornithine degradation protein, whose amino-acid sequence MKVDYLVAEIGSTTTLVTAFNVCYDKVGQVFVDIPFQGNSCTTVTDGDVTIGLKNAVKDIENQIHEPITWEKMLATSSAAGGLRITVHGLMEHMTVKAAREAALGAGGIIKMVTAGKMRRSDLKRIHDINPNMIMIAGGTDYGERETALYNAELISAQKFSIPIVYCGNSENREEIKEIFVGQEIYLIDNVYPSVDILNVEPARKIIQEAFEKNIVKAPGMSKIKEMVNGSIMPTPGAVMESSKLLYDIIGDLVVLDVGGATTDVHSVTEGSSVVLDMLINPEPKAKRTVEGDLGVFINSKNVIDLLDDRDLGEFSTEYIKEHIKPIPKDKEDVLASRLLTKKAIAVAIDRHVGFIKRKYDGDSGFVAYGKDLSEVKYIIGTGGALTRLPNGENLLLKIRYLKDEVTMLPKKGAKVLIDKNYIMACAGVLSRENKEVAKALLIQSLEITKDMEIN is encoded by the coding sequence GTGAAGGTAGATTATCTTGTAGCTGAAATAGGTAGTACCACCACCTTGGTTACAGCATTTAACGTATGTTATGATAAGGTAGGACAGGTTTTTGTAGATATACCTTTTCAAGGTAACAGCTGTACTACTGTAACAGACGGTGATGTAACTATAGGGTTAAAAAATGCAGTCAAGGATATTGAAAATCAAATACATGAACCAATCACGTGGGAAAAAATGCTAGCAACTTCTAGTGCGGCAGGTGGGCTTAGAATAACTGTTCATGGTCTTATGGAGCACATGACGGTTAAGGCAGCAAGAGAAGCTGCTCTTGGTGCTGGTGGCATAATAAAAATGGTTACTGCTGGGAAAATGAGAAGGAGTGATTTAAAGAGGATACATGATATAAACCCTAATATGATAATGATTGCTGGAGGCACGGATTATGGTGAGAGGGAAACAGCTCTTTATAATGCAGAACTTATAAGTGCCCAAAAATTTAGTATCCCTATTGTTTACTGTGGAAACAGCGAAAATAGGGAAGAAATAAAAGAGATATTTGTAGGGCAAGAAATTTATTTAATAGATAATGTTTACCCAAGTGTAGATATTTTAAATGTGGAACCTGCAAGAAAAATAATACAAGAAGCCTTTGAAAAAAACATTGTAAAAGCACCTGGGATGAGTAAAATAAAAGAAATGGTAAATGGAAGCATAATGCCAACACCAGGAGCAGTTATGGAAAGTTCAAAACTTTTGTATGACATAATAGGAGACTTAGTAGTTCTTGATGTAGGTGGTGCTACTACCGATGTGCATTCTGTTACAGAGGGAAGTAGCGTAGTTTTAGATATGCTAATAAATCCTGAACCAAAGGCTAAAAGAACTGTAGAAGGAGATCTTGGAGTTTTTATTAACAGTAAAAATGTAATCGATTTACTTGATGATAGGGACTTAGGTGAATTTAGCACTGAATATATAAAAGAGCATATAAAACCTATACCAAAAGATAAGGAGGATGTACTTGCAAGTAGATTGCTAACAAAGAAAGCTATAGCTGTTGCAATAGATAGGCATGTAGGATTTATAAAAAGAAAATATGATGGTGACAGTGGGTTTGTAGCCTATGGTAAGGATTTATCTGAGGTTAAATATATAATAGGTACCGGTGGTGCACTTACAAGGCTTCCAAATGGAGAAAATTTGCTTTTGAAAATAAGGTACTTAAAAGATGAAGTTACAATGTTACCTAAAAAAGGTGCTAAAGTACTAATTGACAAAAATTATATTATGGCCTGCGCAGGGGTTTTAAGCAGAGAAAACAAAGAAGTAGCGAAAGCCCTATTAATTCAAAGTCTAGAGATAACAAAAGATATGGAAATAAATTGA
- a CDS encoding ornithine aminomutase subunit alpha — protein sequence MKREDDFEKRREHLKNLTNDQLYDRFWSLTNQVVKPMVDLAYTHTSPAIERSVVLRMGFSSLQAQPIISYGTKWNLLGKGIGNVILTYAKLKNIDYIKAGVELSKGIGWDVVSEKMKGSDN from the coding sequence ATGAAAAGAGAAGATGATTTCGAGAAAAGACGAGAACATTTAAAAAATTTAACAAATGATCAATTGTATGACAGGTTTTGGAGTCTTACAAATCAAGTAGTAAAACCTATGGTTGATTTAGCATATACTCATACGTCACCAGCTATTGAACGTTCTGTAGTACTTAGAATGGGCTTTTCTAGTTTGCAAGCTCAGCCCATAATATCTTATGGAACTAAATGGAACTTACTTGGCAAGGGGATAGGAAATGTAATTTTAACTTATGCAAAGCTTAAAAATATTGATTATATTAAAGCAGGAGTGGAACTTTCTAAAGGAATAGGCTGGGATGTCGTATCTGAAAAAATGAAAGGAAGTGACAATTAA
- a CDS encoding M20/M25/M40 family metallo-hydrolase, translated as MISALMEDSEKKIKDTLEELVSIQSDTGTSLEKDVEKYLYDWLQKLDYFKSNTNNSGSYPLKNDSLERAVVWGLVKGVGRKTVILLNHHDVVDAYDYQTLKTYAYQPALLREMLKNVELAKDVEEDLISGEWIFARGAADMKAGIAIQLSIIEEFSKKQNFNGNILFISVADEESLSLGMRSSAELLKKIKNKFDLEYTILIDSEPHQKTENNEGVFYTGSVGKLMPVVYVRGKKTHIGDIFQGFNPLLLLSQIASETELNSDFSDVVENEVSPPPSWNYFRDGKKCYDASIPDSAGGYFSVLTLKRTPKVILEQLLEISKQTFENVICKMNKSYSNYLNKKNENEHKLPWKTNVKTFSQIYNDAIEQSGEKFLLDYNLTIDKLKVDIKNNIIGMPESNMALIGKTLEYITDKTPMVVIAFSPPYYPHISINDFKELDNNVSDIGNAVVRIAREVCYETYSKRNYFMGISDMSYSALNESENVIPHIEFNMPLWNNMYDIPFETIKQLNIPSINIGPYGKDLHKFTERVFTLDVIRQTPRLINGVIEYVLKNN; from the coding sequence ATGATTAGTGCTCTAATGGAAGATTCTGAAAAAAAAATAAAAGACACTTTAGAAGAACTAGTTTCAATACAAAGTGATACAGGAACGTCACTAGAGAAAGACGTTGAAAAATATCTATATGATTGGTTACAAAAACTAGATTATTTTAAAAGTAATACAAATAACTCAGGAAGTTATCCACTTAAGAATGACTCATTAGAACGAGCAGTCGTATGGGGTTTAGTTAAAGGGGTTGGGAGAAAAACAGTTATTCTTCTTAATCATCATGATGTTGTAGATGCTTATGATTATCAAACTCTGAAAACTTATGCTTATCAACCTGCATTACTTAGAGAAATGCTGAAAAATGTTGAATTAGCAAAAGATGTTGAAGAGGATTTAATAAGCGGAGAATGGATTTTTGCAAGAGGAGCTGCAGACATGAAGGCAGGTATTGCAATTCAGTTGTCAATTATTGAAGAATTTTCAAAGAAGCAAAATTTTAATGGTAATATTCTGTTTATATCGGTTGCTGATGAGGAATCATTATCGCTCGGAATGAGAAGTAGTGCAGAGTTACTTAAAAAAATAAAGAATAAATTTGATTTGGAATATACTATTTTAATTGATTCAGAGCCACACCAGAAAACGGAAAATAATGAAGGTGTGTTTTATACAGGTTCTGTTGGGAAATTAATGCCTGTTGTGTATGTAAGGGGTAAAAAAACTCATATTGGTGACATTTTTCAAGGATTTAATCCGCTCCTTTTATTATCGCAAATTGCAAGTGAAACGGAACTTAATTCGGACTTCTCAGATGTTGTAGAGAATGAAGTATCACCGCCACCTTCCTGGAACTATTTTAGAGATGGAAAAAAATGTTATGATGCGTCTATACCAGATTCGGCAGGTGGATATTTTAGTGTATTAACCCTTAAGCGAACGCCAAAGGTAATACTTGAGCAATTACTTGAAATTTCTAAACAAACATTTGAAAATGTTATATGCAAAATGAATAAAAGCTACAGTAATTACCTAAATAAGAAAAATGAAAATGAACATAAACTCCCTTGGAAGACAAATGTTAAAACCTTTTCACAAATATATAATGATGCCATTGAACAATCTGGAGAAAAATTTCTCTTAGATTATAATTTAACTATTGATAAATTAAAAGTAGATATAAAAAATAACATCATTGGTATGCCCGAGAGTAATATGGCTCTAATTGGTAAAACATTAGAATATATTACAGATAAAACACCAATGGTGGTTATAGCATTTTCTCCACCTTATTATCCTCACATATCAATTAATGATTTTAAAGAATTAGATAATAATGTATCAGATATTGGCAATGCGGTAGTTCGTATTGCGAGGGAAGTGTGTTATGAAACTTATAGTAAGAGAAATTATTTCATGGGTATTTCTGATATGAGTTATTCAGCCTTGAATGAAAGTGAGAACGTCATACCACATATAGAATTTAACATGCCACTTTGGAATAATATGTATGATATTCCATTTGAAACTATAAAACAATTAAATATTCCAAGCATAAATATAGGTCCTTACGGAAAGGATCTACATAAGTTTACAGAAAGAGTTTTTACTCTTGATGTAATAAGACAAACACCAAGACTAATTAATGGTGTAATTGAGTATGTTTTAAAAAATAATTAA
- the orr gene encoding ornithine racemase Orr yields MGKKYPCMEVDLKKLTHNVKTILAMCNKKQIDVVAVTKVYCAQVPIVEAIIEAGVAMVGDSRILNLKKLKDLNCKKMLLRIPMISEVSEVVKYSDCSLNSETDTIEQLSKAAKELNKIHNIILMVDLGDLREGVLVDDVVSIVSKIVKLDNIKLIGLGTNVTCYGGVIPDIENLGKLTKSKIEMEKGFDLKLPVISGGNSSSLYMVINDTMPKEINQLRIGEAIVIGRETSFGKPVTNCYDDAFILSGEIVEIKSKPTLPTGTIGMDAFGHIPSFEDKGIRKRAIIALGRQDIRVEGITPLDNDISIFGASSDHLILDVTDSKKQLVVGSIVEFKIDYGCLLKAMTSPYVEKYYIN; encoded by the coding sequence ATGGGAAAAAAATATCCTTGTATGGAAGTGGATCTTAAAAAATTGACTCACAATGTAAAAACAATACTAGCGATGTGTAATAAAAAACAGATAGATGTTGTGGCGGTAACCAAAGTATATTGTGCTCAGGTGCCTATTGTAGAAGCTATAATTGAAGCTGGAGTAGCTATGGTTGGGGATTCTAGAATTTTAAATTTAAAAAAATTAAAAGATTTAAATTGTAAAAAAATGCTGCTTAGAATTCCAATGATAAGTGAAGTTTCTGAGGTTGTTAAGTATAGTGATTGTAGCTTGAATTCCGAAACAGATACAATAGAGCAGTTATCAAAAGCTGCAAAAGAATTAAATAAAATCCATAACATTATACTAATGGTAGATTTAGGGGATTTAAGAGAAGGAGTATTAGTTGATGATGTAGTTTCTATTGTCAGTAAAATAGTAAAATTAGATAATATTAAGCTAATAGGCCTTGGAACCAATGTTACTTGTTATGGTGGAGTAATTCCGGATATTGAAAACTTAGGTAAGCTTACAAAGTCAAAAATTGAGATGGAAAAAGGGTTTGATTTAAAATTACCTGTAATTTCAGGAGGAAACTCTAGTAGTTTATATATGGTGATTAATGATACAATGCCAAAAGAAATTAATCAGCTTCGAATTGGAGAAGCAATAGTTATTGGTAGAGAAACTTCTTTTGGGAAACCAGTGACTAATTGCTATGATGATGCTTTTATACTCAGCGGTGAAATAGTTGAAATAAAGAGCAAACCAACGTTGCCAACAGGCACTATAGGTATGGATGCGTTTGGTCATATTCCTTCTTTTGAAGATAAAGGAATAAGAAAAAGAGCCATTATAGCATTAGGAAGACAAGATATAAGAGTAGAAGGGATAACTCCTTTGGACAATGACATAAGTATTTTTGGTGCAAGTAGTGATCATCTAATTTTAGATGTTACTGATAGTAAAAAGCAATTAGTAGTGGGAAGTATAGTAGAGTTTAAAATAGATTATGGATGTTTACTTAAGGCAATGACTTCCCCTTATGTTGAAAAGTATTATATTAATTAA
- the ord gene encoding 2,4-diaminopentanoate dehydrogenase — translation MKNKIRVVVWGLGSMGSGIAKMVLSKKGFTIVGAIDMDPNKVGKKLYEVLGVKANEDNSCIVTKNAQDVIKKSFADVCLMATASFTKVVFPLIKMAAEAGMDIVTTAEEMSYPRAMDPKLSDDMDRIAKENKISILGTGVNPGFIMDLVAIMLTGVSDTVDSIKATRVNDLACFGKAVMVEQGIGLKPEQFIQGVKDNTVDGHVGFMQSFGMFEEAFNIKFNNIRQEKSPIVTTVPRSTDIVSVEAGEVAGCSQLGYASLGDKVFATMEHPQQIRPELENVDTGDYITIKGVPNLNLQIKPEIPGGIATIAICVNMIPLVMNSEPGLKTMLDLPVPRAIIGDVRNLVK, via the coding sequence ATGAAAAACAAAATAAGAGTTGTAGTTTGGGGATTAGGTTCAATGGGAAGCGGTATTGCTAAAATGGTACTTAGCAAAAAAGGATTTACTATCGTTGGAGCTATTGATATGGATCCCAATAAGGTTGGCAAAAAGCTTTATGAAGTGTTAGGTGTAAAAGCAAATGAAGATAATTCTTGCATCGTCACAAAAAATGCACAGGATGTTATAAAGAAGAGTTTTGCAGATGTTTGTCTTATGGCAACAGCCTCCTTTACAAAAGTTGTATTTCCATTAATAAAAATGGCAGCAGAAGCTGGCATGGATATCGTAACAACAGCTGAAGAAATGTCATACCCAAGAGCAATGGATCCAAAATTATCAGATGATATGGATAGAATAGCTAAAGAAAATAAGATCTCAATATTAGGAACTGGAGTAAATCCTGGATTTATAATGGATTTAGTTGCTATAATGCTTACAGGGGTTTCTGATACCGTTGATAGCATAAAGGCTACTAGAGTAAATGATTTAGCTTGTTTTGGTAAAGCAGTTATGGTTGAGCAAGGTATAGGATTAAAACCAGAACAATTTATACAAGGAGTTAAAGACAATACAGTAGATGGACATGTTGGGTTTATGCAATCTTTTGGAATGTTTGAAGAAGCGTTTAATATAAAGTTCAATAATATTAGACAAGAAAAATCACCAATTGTTACAACTGTACCACGCAGCACGGATATTGTTTCGGTGGAAGCTGGAGAAGTTGCAGGATGTAGCCAATTGGGATATGCAAGTTTAGGAGATAAAGTATTTGCTACAATGGAGCATCCTCAACAGATAAGACCAGAACTTGAGAATGTTGACACTGGAGATTATATTACAATTAAGGGAGTTCCAAACTTGAACCTCCAAATAAAACCAGAGATACCGGGAGGCATTGCTACAATTGCTATATGTGTTAATATGATTCCACTTGTAATGAATTCAGAACCAGGACTAAAAACAATGCTTGATTTACCAGTTCCAAGAGCTATAATAGGTGATGTAAGAAATTTAGTAAAATAA
- the oraE gene encoding D-ornithine 4,5-aminomutase subunit OraE, which yields MQEKLEENTKLNVEEILKDLDKYEPKWRGWHWREKNETGKVGEFTYHEISSPLKKSQPLPAARSFGNIDPQPRATITTEIASGRFEDDIRRMRMAAWHGADHLMVIRTMGQSHFDGLLEGSPEGFGGVPITRKEIRATRKAIDLIEEEVGRKINFHSYVSGVAGPDVAVMFAEEGVNGAHQDPQYNVLYRNINMVRSFVDAAVAKGIMAHAGMLQIDGAHNANATAMKGYKVMPELMVQHAINSCFSQLVGMKPENISLSTVPPTSAPAPCMRYDLPYAVALREFFKKYKMRAQMNTKYIESCEREATVGHTLNLLISELTSADIQSTITPDEGRNVPWHYNNIHAINTAKQAFIGMDGLMDMIELKKTGYLPEKAREIQERAVLFFEEILEVGGYFKAVDSGFFIDSGQYPERNDDGIARKILGGDAVGTIVKRESDYFAPVCGHFGYNNIPKEYKKPCDAIDECTLCNHSKIVYIDELDDNDNVFKRMEKVKEDGTIIPEVQWAKDGYVKITLCIPENEQISEAAALEMGKRMNLKNVEIVHKQVLQKAEGTLIEIKGVCDFTPIKRDELVLPKRRKSLSDQQMKDYVKQHPIKVVAATVGEDEHSVGVREVIDIKHGGVEKFGIEAIFLGTSCPIEKLVDAAIESKAQAILCSTIISHNDVHTKNMKKLSDLCIEKGVRDKIILVSGGTQVTDEIAKANGMDVGFGRGSNGTSVASFIIKRLMGLPDNEEEEE from the coding sequence ATGCAGGAAAAGCTAGAGGAAAATACAAAACTTAATGTAGAAGAAATATTAAAGGATCTAGATAAGTATGAGCCTAAATGGAGAGGATGGCATTGGAGAGAAAAAAATGAAACTGGAAAAGTTGGTGAATTCACATATCATGAAATATCATCGCCTTTAAAGAAGAGTCAACCTCTTCCAGCAGCAAGGAGCTTTGGAAATATAGACCCACAACCAAGAGCTACTATTACCACAGAAATTGCTTCAGGTAGATTTGAAGATGATATAAGAAGAATGAGAATGGCAGCATGGCACGGTGCGGATCATCTAATGGTTATTAGGACAATGGGACAAAGTCATTTTGATGGTTTACTTGAAGGAAGCCCAGAAGGGTTTGGTGGGGTACCAATAACTAGAAAAGAAATTAGAGCAACAAGAAAAGCTATAGATTTAATAGAAGAAGAAGTGGGTAGAAAGATTAATTTTCATTCCTATGTGTCTGGCGTTGCAGGTCCAGATGTAGCAGTTATGTTTGCAGAAGAAGGGGTTAATGGAGCCCATCAAGATCCACAATACAATGTACTTTATAGAAATATTAATATGGTTAGATCTTTTGTTGATGCTGCAGTTGCAAAAGGCATCATGGCACATGCTGGAATGCTTCAAATAGATGGTGCGCATAATGCAAATGCAACAGCTATGAAGGGTTATAAGGTAATGCCAGAACTTATGGTGCAACATGCTATAAATTCTTGTTTTTCGCAGCTTGTTGGAATGAAACCAGAAAATATTTCTTTATCGACAGTACCTCCAACATCAGCACCAGCACCTTGTATGAGATATGACTTGCCTTATGCAGTTGCTCTAAGGGAGTTTTTCAAAAAATATAAAATGAGAGCTCAAATGAATACTAAATATATAGAATCTTGTGAAAGAGAAGCTACAGTAGGACATACTTTGAATCTTTTAATATCTGAGTTAACATCAGCAGATATTCAAAGTACAATAACTCCTGATGAAGGACGTAATGTTCCTTGGCATTATAATAATATTCATGCTATTAATACAGCTAAACAGGCATTTATAGGTATGGATGGATTAATGGACATGATAGAGCTTAAGAAAACAGGATATTTACCAGAAAAGGCAAGAGAAATTCAGGAAAGAGCTGTTTTGTTCTTTGAGGAAATATTAGAGGTTGGTGGATACTTTAAAGCTGTAGATTCTGGATTTTTTATTGACTCAGGTCAGTACCCAGAAAGAAATGATGATGGTATTGCAAGAAAAATTTTAGGTGGAGATGCAGTCGGAACAATAGTTAAGAGAGAATCAGATTATTTTGCACCGGTTTGTGGTCATTTTGGATATAATAATATTCCTAAAGAGTATAAAAAACCTTGTGATGCTATTGACGAATGTACCTTGTGTAATCATTCTAAAATTGTATACATCGATGAATTAGATGATAACGATAATGTATTTAAGAGAATGGAAAAAGTTAAAGAAGATGGTACTATAATTCCTGAAGTTCAATGGGCAAAAGATGGGTACGTAAAAATCACTTTATGTATACCGGAAAATGAACAGATTAGTGAGGCGGCAGCCCTTGAAATGGGCAAGAGAATGAATTTGAAAAATGTAGAAATTGTTCATAAACAAGTGTTACAAAAGGCTGAAGGAACCCTCATTGAAATAAAAGGAGTATGTGATTTTACACCTATAAAACGTGATGAGTTAGTTCTTCCAAAGAGAAGAAAATCACTATCAGATCAACAAATGAAAGATTATGTAAAGCAGCATCCAATAAAGGTTGTTGCAGCAACTGTTGGGGAAGATGAACATTCAGTTGGAGTTCGTGAAGTCATTGATATTAAACATGGTGGAGTTGAAAAATTTGGTATAGAAGCAATTTTTCTTGGAACTTCATGCCCAATAGAAAAACTTGTAGATGCAGCTATAGAGTCAAAAGCTCAGGCGATACTATGTAGTACAATAATTAGTCATAATGATGTTCATACAAAGAATATGAAAAAACTTAGTGATCTTTGTATAGAAAAGGGAGTAAGAGATAAGATTATACTTGTTTCAGGTGGTACACAAGTAACAGATGAAATAGCTAAAGCAAACGGAATGGATGTTGGTTTTGGACGTGGATCAAACGGCACCTCTGTTGCCTCATTCATAATTAAAAGGTTAATGGGTCTTCCTGATAATGAAGAAGAGGAAGAATAA